One Trichoderma asperellum chromosome 5, complete sequence genomic region harbors:
- a CDS encoding uncharacterized protein (EggNog:ENOG41~SECRETED:SignalP(1-25)~TransMembrane:11 (n8-19c25/26o49-72i84-101o113-134i154-175o187-210i222-239o251-271i283-300o312-332i344-363o383-403i)) has protein sequence MMQPSRPAAMALLLSIASFGALVHAHDHHGGESHIPEGEAISFDPIDKILWVHILIQMLAYGIIFPIGMVFGITKSRWHVPTQVLGSVLAVVGFFLGHAHKGREFVENNVHSIFANILQLLLVGQVVLGLYLKLHWEKGVLGVIRKFVRPFHSIIGKAMPLLAWVQMIFGGITTLGFCQGDHVGQCAAHFIMGGAFIAYGIILTIILLAGQAWVRRTGRSQEFYDSSIIAIWGCINTFTEHRWGTAWVKNDWQHTTMGVIWWCAGLAGIWLSRDRDGNPKRNFIPGFVIFITGWGMSAHPQELMVSAMTHTMFGYTLMAAGLTRIIEIAFVLKDAQSLADDGRSWNSFQFIPVFLLYAAGFLFQGATEQQMALLDGSSMDVISYILILYSLAFLMFLFVNMLIHLHDRLSNPPLNTKGFANGHTHLNGRAVEDGQIRAAEEFELEGLTSDDEDDERQGMLAGEGSHIPKRSAATQS, from the exons ATGATGCAGCCATCACGGCCAGCGGCCATGGCCCTGCTGCTGTCGATCGCATCCTTCGGGGCGCTTGTGCATGCTCACGACCACCACGGCGGCGAAAGTCACATCCCCGAGGGAGAAGCGATATCATTTGATCCCATC GACAAAATCCTCTGGGTCCACATCCTAATCCAGATGCTCGCCTATGGCATCATTTTCCCAATCGGCATGGTCTTTGGT ATTACCAAGTCACGATGGCATGTTCCCACGCAAGTCCTCGGCTCTGTTCTCGCCGTTGTCGGTTTCTTTCTCGGTCATGCGCACAAGGGACGCGAGTTTGTCGAAAACAATGTGCACTCGATATTCGCAAACATCCTGCAGCTCCTGCTTGTCGGCCAGGTGGTTCTAGGCCTATATCTGAAGCTCCACTGGGAGAAGGGCGTCCTGGGCGTGATTCGCAAGTTTGTCCGACCCTTCCACTCCATTATTGGAAAAGCAATGCCTCTTCTGGCCTGGGTGCAGATGATTTTTGGAGGCATCACGACCCTCGGCTTCTGCCAGGGCGACCACGTCGGCCAATGCGCAGCTCATTTCATCATGGGTGGCGCATTTATCGCTTACGGCATCATTTTGACTATTATCCTCCTTGCCGGACAGGCTTGGGTTCGCCGCACAGGCCGATCTCAAGAGTTTTACGACAGCTCCATTATTGCCATCTGGGGCTGTATCAATACATTCACGGAGCATCGCTGGGGTACCGCCTGGGTCAAGAATGATTGGCAACACACTACAATGGGTGTCATCTGGTGGTGTGCCGGTTTGGCCGGTATCTGGCTGAGCCGAGATCGCGACGGCAACCCGAAGCGCAACTTTATCCCGGgattcgtcatcttcattacCGGCTGGGGCATGTCCGCGCACCCTCAAGAGCTGATGGTCAGCGCCATGACACATACCATGTTTGGCTATACTTTGATGGCTGCCGGTCTTACACGCATCATTGAAATTGCGTTTGTTCTGAAGGATGCTCAGTCTCTGGCTGACGATGGCCGTTCGTGGAACAGCTTCCAGTTTATCCCTGTTTTT CTCTTGTACGCCGCCGGTTTCCTCTTCCAAGGTGCAACTGAGCAACAGATGGCCCTCCTCGACGGCTCCAGCATGGATGTCATTTCTTATATCCTAATTCTATACTCTCTCGCatttttaatgtttttattcGTCAACATGCTCATCCACCTACACGATCGCCTTTCCAACCCGCCGttaaatactaaaggatTCGCCAATGGCCATACCCACTTAAACGGACGAGCGGTGGAAGACGGCCAAATCCGGGCGGCAGAGGAGTTCGAGCTTGAGGGCTTAACAtccgatgacgaggacgatgagaGACAGGGAATGCTAGCAGGGGAAGGGAGCCACATCCCGAAGCGATCCGCTGCAACTCAGTCATAA
- a CDS encoding uncharacterized protein (BUSCO:EOG092D0XEW), whose translation MDVEESPWADSSQTPPEPPAESEPVASPPATSQASTSSAPRPSRAPRRIVAQPTKLEAVDDPLGPLSAGPAQDAAALDAPPVPPQKEQMVIRTTMAPLQQQQAARRIADPHHVDDDDDLDGPRGPRVPPPVDAARPSSIRSNTQPSVSVEEASKPTFYITVGDPVKIGDLTSSHIVYSVRTKTTSRAYKQPEFEVKRRYRDFLWLYNTLHGNNPGYVVPPPPEKQAVGRFDSNFVESRRAALEKMLNKTAAHPVLQHDADLKLFLESEAFNVDIKHKERREPLPTESKGVLGSLGINVGGGSKFVEQDDWFHDRKVYLDALENQLKGLLKAMDAMVSQRKMMAEAAADFSASLHALSTVELSPSLSGPLDALSDLQLTIRDVYDRQAQQDVLTFGIIIDEYIRLIGSIKQAFSQRQKGFYAWHSAESELQKKKTTQDKLLRQGKSQQDRLNQMNAEVQESERKVHQARLLFEDMGRSMRAELDRFEKEKVEDFKSGVETFLEGAVEAQKELIEKWETFLMQLDAQDDESAFYRPPVYQTKPPGNTAIDRARATIDEDSD comes from the exons ATGGACGTCGAAGAATCGCCATGGGCTGATTCCAGCCAGACCCCCCCTGAGCCGCCTGCCGAGAGCGAGCCCGTTGCTTCCCCGCCAGCGACATCACAGGCCTCGACCTCGTCAGCGCCTCGACCCTCGCGCGCTCCTCGCCGCATCGTCGCCCAGCCTACTAAGCTAGAAGCTGTCGACGATCCCCTCGGCCCTCTGAGCGCTGGACCAGCCCAGGATGCCGCTGCGCTGGATGCCCCGCCGGTGCCGCCTCAGAAGGAGCAGATGGTGATCaggacgacgatggcgccgcttcagcaacagcaggcGGCGAGAAGGATTGCCGACCCTCACCAtgttgacgacgatgacgacttGGACGGCCCGAGAGGCCCGAGAGTACCACCTCCGGTAGATGCTGCGAGACCGAGTAGTATACGGAGCAACACGCAGCCGAGCGTGAGCGTGGAGGAGGCATCGAAGCCAACGTTCTATATCACGGTTGGAGATCCAGTGAAGATTGGAGATTTAACGAGCTCTCATATTGTGTACTCTGTGAGAACCAAG ACCACTTCCAGAGCATACAAGCAGCCCGAATTTGAAGTCAAGCGTCGATACCGAGACTTCTTATGGCTCTATAATACCTTGCATGGAAACAACCCCGGATATGTGGTGCCGCCACCTCCTGAGAAGCAGGCTGTTGGCCGTTTCGACAGCAACTTTGTCGAAAGCAGAAGAGCTgcgctggagaagatgctcAACAAGACTGCAGCGCACCCTGTTCTTCAGCATGACGCTGATCTAAAGCTGTTCTTGGAGAGTGAGGCGTTTAATGTTGACATTAAACACAAAGAAAGACGAGAGCCACTGCCCACTGAGAGTAAGGGAGTATTGGGATCCTTGGGCATCAACGTCGGAGGAGGAAGCAAATTTGTGGAGCAAGACGATTGGTTCCATGATCGCAAAGTGTACCTTGACGCCTTAGAGAATCAGCTAAAGGGTCTGCTGAAGGCAATGGATGCCATGGTTAGCCAGAGAAAGATGATGGCagaggctgcggctgatTTTTCTGCCTCTCTCCATGCGCTGTCTACTGTTGAGCTTTCGCCCTCACTCTCTGGTCCCCTGGACGCCCTCTCTGACCTCCAGCTTACCATCCGCGATGTGTATGATCGCCAGGCCCAACAGGACGTCCTAACGTTTGGAATCATCATTGATGAGTACATTCGTCTCATCGGGTCAATCAAGCAGGCATTCAGCCAGCGCCAAAAGGGCTTCTACGCCTGGCATTCAGCTGAGTCGGagctccagaagaagaagactacACAAGACAAGCTGCTTCGACAGGGTAAGAGCCAGCAAGACCGACTCAACCAGATGAATGCCGAGGTGCAGGAATCGGAGAGAAAGGTTCATCAAGCGCGGCTGCTGTTTGAGGACATGGGCCGCTCCATGAGGGCTGAGCTGGATCGGttcgagaaggagaaggtggAGGATTTCAAGAGCGGTGTCGAGACGTTCCTCGAGGGCGCTGTTGAAGCACAGAAGGAA TTGATTGAGAAGTGGGAGACATTCCTAATGCAGCTAGATGCTCAAGATGATGAATCTGCTTTCTACAGGCCACCCGTCTATCAGACGAAGCCTCCCGGCAACACCGCCATTGATCGTGCCCGGGCTACTATAGATGAGGATTCGGACTAA
- a CDS encoding uncharacterized protein (EggNog:ENOG41), producing MASPEDIVMGDEREDAAQPQAPFTLEENIAQLNAIDKSMVQLMNHTAAALGALTTPDSSDDSGPSASVDSAAQKETFRQATDTFLSTLHSIDVRMKRQILALEEAGIVNLSSGAPRQGPNPGTKPSLKPNGVGAIGNLDVGWLNSRGTKVERDMELELWKRTREILEKDEGNIKKE from the coding sequence ATGGCTTCACCAGAGGATATCGTTATGGgggatgagagagaagacgcCGCTCAGCCCCAAGCCCCCTTCACCTTGGAGGAAAATATCGCTCAGCTCAATGCTATCGACAAATCTATGGTACAGCTTATGAATCACACTGCCGCTGCGCTTGGCGCCCTCACAACACCAGACTCGTCCGACGACAGCGGCCCTTCGGCATCAGTAGACTCGGCAGCGCAAAAGGAGACATTTCGACAAGCAACAGACACTTTTCTGAGCACGCTCCACAGCATTGATGTGCGAATGAAGCGGCAGATTCTCGCACTGGAGGAAGCGGGCATCGTCAACCTTTCTTCCGGCGCACCTCGTCAAGGCCCCAACCCTGGCACCAAGCCGTCTCTGAAGCCTAATGGAGTTGGGGCCATCGGGAACCTCGATGTTGGATGGCTGAATAGCCGGGGCACCAAAGTAGAGCGAGATATGGAGCTAGAGCTGTGGAAAAGGACTCGGGAGATCCTTGAAaaagatgaaggcaatatCAAGAAGGAGTGA
- a CDS encoding uncharacterized protein (EggNog:ENOG41~BUSCO:EOG092D4OVK), translated as MGKIPTPAAAGLLSSSPLRPSSTTSSFSAHSSCLRTQTRHATFIPRPRRPYTFTQLIQLSDGSTYTARTTSPLPLYRAAKDTRNTLLWQPSEKSLRNVELDEAGKLAAFRERFGRAYDAAAQAVEGEAKGDEAAAAAAAAAKEQAAAKAAEEDAGLNFEDLLAEYSPQDTSALKDSGPKKAPTRRK; from the coding sequence ATGGGGAAAATCCCCAcccccgccgccgccggcctcctctcctcctctcccctccGCCCATCGTCCACAACCTCAAGCTTCTCAGCCCACAGCAGCTGCCTCCGCACGCAAACCCGACACGCGACCTTCATCCCCCGACCAAGAAGGCCCTACACCTTCACGCAGCTCATCCAGCTCTCCGACGGATCCACCTACACCGCCCGGACAACCTCCCCGCTGCCGCTGTACCGCGCCGCCAAGGACACGCGCAACACGCTCCTGTGGCAGCCCAGCGAGAAGAGCTTGCGAAACGTCGAGCTCGACGAGGCCGGTAAGCTGGCTGCCTTCAGAGAGAGATTCGGAAGGGCGTACGATGCTGCCGCGCAGGCTGTAGAGGGCGAGGCAAAGGGcgatgaggctgctgctgctgctgcggcggcggcgaaggagCAGGCGGCGGCCAAAGCTGCCGAGGAGGATGCTGGATTGAACTTTGAGGATCTGCTGGCGGAATACTCGCCGCAGGATACGAGCGCATTGAAAGATTCAGGTCCGAAGAAGGCCCCCACGCGAAGAAAGTAA
- a CDS encoding uncharacterized protein (EggNog:ENOG41~SECRETED:SignalP(1-27)), whose translation MIPPWSLSAAFRLVLILLAASLSGAIASNPWTHDQEVIAGGQQRMKACVFGSPKTYDQWTIHYHEVKPSSQFPGQLILDPAWVARHQTVGDTDRFTLGTTWVPWAENRCQYSCNARKNCVSFAGYQAKDSTPNSGGFSCHFFDALIQPENIIPRPRDGPDQITHAYNRLCDKEAGI comes from the exons ATGATTCCTCCATGGAGCCTTTCCGCCGCGTTTCGCCTTGTCTTGATCTTATTGGCTGCCTCATTGAGTGGCGCCATTGCCAGTAATCCCTGGACTCATGACCAAGAAGTCATTGCGGGTGGTCAACAACGCATGAAAGCCTGTGTCTTCGGATCTCCCAAAACGTATGATCAGTGGACGATTCACTACCACGAGGTGAAGCCTTCATCCCAGTTTCCGGGCCAATTGATTCTCGATCCAGCTTGGGTAGCGCGCCATCAAACCGTGGGCGATACCGAT CGTTTCACCTTGGGTACCACGTGGGTCCCATGGGCCGAGAATAGGTGCCAGTATAGCTGCAACGCGAGGAAAAACTGTGTTTCTTTTGCCGGATACCAGG ctaAAGACTCAACGCCTAATTCAGGTGGGTTTTCCTGCCACTTCTTTGACGCCCT CATCCAACCCGAGAATATTATACCACGACCACGCGATGGTCCTGATCAAATTACACATGCCTATAACAGGCTCTGTGATAAGGAAGCGGGTATCTGA